A genomic region of Anopheles coustani chromosome 3, idAnoCousDA_361_x.2, whole genome shotgun sequence contains the following coding sequences:
- the LOC131259667 gene encoding uncharacterized protein LOC131259667, which produces MATSPGSDNNCNIYMPPLGCSVASSHDFSDYQWFTDFGSYRDGMATHQSILSVLSASYNGIGELSFYEKMAKDIDANLAEIDMENFRTEDIHSLLTAIPSQLKSDPERKTRNNNRIFSAVTGATAAGLIAADMMDNSICKSELLFSPVKESHISVDSLDMEGYPDEEDIILTCQANKDNYTIAFEQSVLYSDESYYDGPENYGKYKRMNLLNNIQNRSPFIKQQQDSLSRSEVGYTTWSKLKRNAPVQRTPIVMNPLISHISRHARTCFVRKSLSMPNLQSNQTNANQPPHHPPIGQHPLNVSQAPAASHNSAESFDRPMEMRTLLPMYTLPTDSENESSTNGNEGSLGDGRHDDGQCDRNQHLANERQQQQQQQQQQQQQPQQQPQSQQQPSFNLVKLFIKQKSSSTDTCMDVSSGCWPSDSTNSGASGDHQSHHLGVATGVAGIAPPLRCRKKSMQDSGKCSSTMGGAAGVRHGCDDEEFQLDSLDAQINNNNNNGSHGDDEEEEEEFEGGGPPASPGKAHGGVGVTGQMKLNDFNRQVHCSPRRQYKGYNMNIGGGGRGNQRMKNPAVHGLLHNHNGSSSTGTASPLNSSSSINNNNHNVNNNNSFKDTNSDTSRTSENLTQIFNHSGNNNTTANAASGGSASSKTRIPIDMITKSMQTSLIGTPSAVGAGAGGREKVRVIPPSFLDRLNELGDKQKAPVFVVYPNYVLPDLGFLKAQNEVVISPLSFKETMKGTARPLKKARPVSMNDIETIRQREYKHVMDWKSLLTLLPTDYRKLLRHIPEVSELSISTEKQPMFCMTPPLRRGVPRGVNCDCMNLLHQNTQTCTNSSSSGGSSSAAPSSGYRGSSTILTTDSEMDGILGPSNSSNTFTNNLYVYQYDSPAEVLASCERPPSGRAGVGGVPKSILRRPAGSARGASNNNNNHNSNQVNMKAKRSSMFEEQQLPHYPQGAREKRRSLQEHHSYNFYEDAEEQEAQEELMHPVDHKLHNSPNMTPHPRLANTPKLPSADHYHKLNKLVEMSERELAATTAGHLADEDSEARARAEQFLSHVPKSELKHYAEIAHILESTETVESVEPPYDRTRLRNEVSRALSQRRNVTFTQQQQQIQQQQQSSPSIPAGTNTTPVRQPASATGLLRPTEIKFSTPPNSPNMSVTVMKQQQGPTPTGAIADKKPPLAQRTPSSAGSPSSGTTEREKQDKIQTNRFKRLQIQWELLSQEASTRAACESQRKEIRSGGNTPTGGNSASKSRIPRPVSYPTTRTNSDPVVSKTLKSPSRIVPPRKYAAAPSPATTPPTPAPRTPNKTFSNTTPKKVSSVPSRPATRTRIPLGSRIKRIPAT; this is translated from the exons ATGGCTACAAGTCCCGGTTCAGATAATAACTGCAACATCTACATGCCACCGTTGGGTTGCTCGGTGGCGTCCTCGCATGACTTCAGTGATTACCAATGGTTTACGGACTTTGG AAGTTATCGCGACGGAATGGCCACTCACCAAAGCATCCTGTCGGTGCTGTCCGCATCGTATAATGGAATCGGCGAGCTGTCGTTCTACGAGAAGATGGCGAAGGACATCGACGCCAATCTGGCCGAGATCGATATGGAGAACTTCCGCACCGAAGATATCCACTCACTGCTGACGGCCATTCCGTCTCAGCTGAAGTCGGACCCGGAGCGCAAGACGCGCAACAACAATCGCATCTTCTCGGCGGTCACCGGTGCTACGGCGGCAGGCCTGATAGCGGCCGACATGATGGACAATTCCATCTGCAAATCGGAGCTCCTGTTTTCGCCGGTGAAGGAGTCGCACATCAGCGTCGATTCGCTGGATATGGAAGGATATCCGGAcgaagaggacataatactgACGTGCCAGGCAAACAAGGACAACTATACGATCGCGTTCGAGCAGAGTGTACTGTATTCAGATGAAAGTTATTATG ATGGACCGGAGAACTATGGAAAGTACAAGCGTATGAATTTGCTTAACAATATACAAAATCGTAGCCCCTTCATCAAACAACAGCAAGATTCCTTATCCCGATCGGAGGTCGGCTATACGACCTGGAGCAAACTGAAGCGAAACGCTCCTGTGCAGAG GACGCCGATCGTAATGAATCCGCTAATTAGTCATATATCACGGCATGCTCGGACCTGCTTCGTGCGCAAGAGTCTCAGCATGCCGAACCTGCAGTCGAACCAAACAAACGCAAACCAACCGCCGCATCATCCTCCAATCGGACAGCATCCGCTCAATGTGTCCCAGGCACCGGCTGCCAGCCACAATTCGGCCGAATCATTCGATCGTCCGATGGAAATGCGTACATTATTGCCGATGTACACACTTCCGACGGATTCGGAGAACGAAAGCAGCACCAACGGTAACGAAGGGTCACTGGGCGATGGTCGACATGACGATGGCCAATGCGACCGTAACCAACATCTTGCCAACGAacgccagcaacagcagcagcagcagcaacagcagcagcaacagccgcaacagcagcCCCAATCGCAACAGCAACCATCGTTTAATTTGGTAAAGctgtttattaaacaaaagAGCAGCTCGACCGATACCTGCATGGACGTATCGTCCGGCTGTTGGCCCAGTGATAGCACCAACAGTGGTGCCTCGGGAGATCACCAAAGCCACCATCTGGGTGTTGCTACTGGGGTGGCCGGTATTGCACCGCCGTTACGCTGCAGGAAGAAAAGTATGCAAGACTCGGGCAAATGCTCTTCCACCATGGGTGGCGCCGCCGGCGTGAGACACGGTTGCGACGACGAAGAGTTCCAGCTGGACAGTTTGGATgcacaaataaataacaataacaacaacgggAGCCATGGCGATGAcgaagaggaagaggaggaattCGAAGGCGGAGGTCCTCCTGCGTCACCAGGAAAGGCCCACGGAGGTGTTGGCGTGACGGGACAGATGAAGTTGAACGATTTCAACCGACAAGTGCACTGCTCCCCAAGACGACAGTACAAGGGCTACAACATGAATATAGGTGGTGGTGGCAGGGGGAATCAGAGGATGAAGAATCCGGCTGTTCATGGATTGCTGCACAACCACAATGGGAGCAGCAGTACCGGGACGGCCAGCCCGCTGAACAGCAGTAGCAGTATTAACAATAATAATCATaatgtaaacaacaacaatagcTTCAAAGACACCAACAGCGATACGAGTCGCACGTCGGAGAACCTAACCCAGATATTCAATCACAGTGGAAACAATAACACTACCGCGAACGCGGCTAGCGGCGGCAGCGCCAGTTCGAAGACAAGGATCCCGATCGATATGATCACAAAATCGATGCAGACGTCGCTGATAGgaacaccctcggcagtgggcGCTGGAGCCGGCGGTAGGGAGAAGGTGCGCGTTATCCCGCCCTCATTCCTCGACCGGTTGAACGAGCTCGGCGACAAGCAAAAGGCACCGGTGTTTGTGGTGTACCCTAACTATGTGCTTCCGGATTTGGGCTTCTTGAAGGCGCAGAATGAGGTCGTCATTTCACCGCTCTCGTTTAAGGAAACGATGAAAGGCACTGCTCGGCCGCTGAAAAAGGCCCGGCCGGTATCAATGAACGACATCGAGACGATTCGGCAGCGCGAGTATAAGCACGTTATGGACTGGAAATCGCTCCTAACCCTGCTGCCGACAGACTATCGCAAACTATTGCGCCATATTCCCGAAGTGAGCGAGCTGAGCATCTCGACCGAAAAACAGCCTATGTTTTGCATGACCCCTCCGTTGCGCCGGGGTGTGCCACGTGGCGTTAACTGTGATTGTATGAACCTGCTTCACCAGAATACGCAAACTTGCACCAACAGCTCGAGCTCGGGGGGCAGCTCCAGTGCGGCACCAAGCTCCGGATACCGGGGATCGTCTACGATCCTTACGACCGACTCAGAGATGGATGGGATCTTGGGCCCATCGAATAGTAGTAACACGTTCACCAACAATCTGTACGTTTACCAGTACGATAGTCCGGCTGAGGTGTTGGCATCCTGCGAGAGGCCCCCATCGGGCCGGGCTGGAGTCGGAGGGGTACCCAAGAGCATTCTCCGACGTCCGGCGGGTTCGGCGCGTGGggcttccaacaacaacaacaaccacaacagcaACCAGGTCAACATGAAGGCCAAACGCAGCAGTATGTTCGAAGAGCAGCAATTGCCACACTATCCGCAGGGTGCGCGGGAGAAACGTCGATCGCTACAAGAGCACCATTCGTACAATTTCTACGAAGATGCCGAGGAGCAGGAAGCGCAGGAAGAATTGATGCACCCCGTCGACCACAAACTCCACAACTCCCCCAACATGACACCTCATCCCAGGTTGGCCAACACTCCCAAGCTACCATCAGCGGACCATTACCACAAACTCAATAAGCTGGTGGAAATGAGCGAAAGAGAACTAGCGGCAACAACCGCAGGCCATTTGGCGGACGAAGACTCGGAAGCTAGGGCCCGTGCCGAACAGTTCCTCTCGCACGTACCGAAGTCGGAACTGAAGCATTATGCCGAAATTGCACACATCCTCGAGTCGACCGAGACGGTTGAATCCGTCGAGCCACCGTACGATCGGACGAGGCTTAGAAACGAGGTTAGTCGCGCACTGTCACAGCGTCGTAACGTTACCTTcacccagcagcaacaacaaatccaacagcagcagcaatcgtCGCCTTCCATTCCTGCCGGAACGAACACGACGCCTGTTCGGCAACCGGCTTCCGCCACCGGCTTGCTGCGACCTACGGAGATCAAGTTTTCCACGCCACCAAACTCGCCGAACATGTCGGTAACGGTGATGAAACAACAGCAGGGACCCACACCGACCGGTGCGATTGCGGATAAGAAACCGCCCCTCGCCCAACGAACGCCGTCGTCGGCCGGATCGCCGTCCTCCGGCACAACGGAAAGGGAGAAGCAGGACAAGATACAGACGAACCGGTTCAAGCGGTTACAGATACAGTGGGAACTTTTAAGCCAGGAAGCGAGCACTCGGGCTGCTTGCGAGAGTCAGCGGAAGGAGATTCGCAGCGGTGGCAATACCCCAACTGGTGGTAACAGTGCTTCCAAATCTCGGATTCCGCGCCCTGTAAGCTACCCTACAACAAG AACCAACTCCGATCCGGTAGTAAGCAAAACACTTAAATCGCCCAGTCGTATTGTACCGCCAAGAAAATACGCTGCAGCACCTTCTCCAGCTACCACACCACCAACGCCTGCACCCCGCACACCCAATAAAACGTTCAGCAACACAACTCCCAAGAAGGTGTCCTCGGTTCCCTCTCG CCCCGCAACTCGCACACG CATTCCGCTTGGGAGCCGAATCAAAAGAATACCG GCCACATAA
- the LOC131263245 gene encoding elongation of very long chain fatty acids protein AAEL008004-like, giving the protein MALVLRNIYQTFNYFFTEYNDPRVEHYPLLGSPWPIVAITVLYLKFVNDWGHRLMENQKPFQLKTVMNIYNLIQIVLNLYIGIVGGLNSYFAEDYSWKCESINQKDSVSRRKLIFVTYLYFLSKIIDLLDTVFFVFRKKYNQITFLHTYHHAGMVVATYVFTKFLAGSHATLLGLINSFVHVVMYFYYFLTSFKPELKNSLWWKKHITQLQLIQFTLLMLHFGIPIIWGYCDFPKVLLFIGFTQNMFMFTLFADFYIKTYLKQNKNKIV; this is encoded by the exons ATGGCCCTAGTGTTGCGAAACATCTATCAAACATTCAACTATTTTTTCACTGAATATAATG ATCCCCGCGTGGAACATTACCCGTTGCTTGGTTCACCATGGCCAATAGTGGCGATTACTGTACTGTATCTAAAATTTGTCAACGATTGGGGACATCGTCtaatggaaaaccaaaaaccctTTCAACTTAAAACtgttatgaatatttataatttgATACAGATTGTGCTCAATCTGTACATTGGCATTGTAGGTGGATTGAATTCTTATTTCGCTGAAGATTACAGTTGGAAGTGTGAATCCATCAATCAAAAGGACAGTGTCTCGAGACGAAAACTAATATTTGTtacttatttatattttttgtcgAAAATTATTGATCTACTGGATACG gtgttttttgtttttcgaaaaaaatacaatcaaaTTACATTTTTGCACACATATCATCATGCGGGAATGGTTGTAGCAACGTATGTGTTTACAAAATTTTTGGCGG GTAGCCACGCAACTCTTCTGGGACTAATTAATAGCTTTGTACATGTGGTCATGTATTTCTATTACTTCCTCACGAGTTTCAAACCGGAGCTAAAGAATTCATTGTGGTGGAAAAAACATATCACGCAATTGCAACTG ATACAGTTCACTCTGCTTATGCTGCATTTTGGCATTCCAATCATATGGGGATATTGCGATTTTCCTAAAGTACTATTGTTTATTGGTTTTAcacaaaatatgtttatgttCACTCTATTTGCAGACTTTtacataaaaacatatttgaaacaaaataaaaataaaatagtttaa
- the LOC131263265 gene encoding elongation of very long chain fatty acids protein AAEL008004-like, translating to MLSAVPALFENSQNWFNKNRDVRSMHLPLADSPLTVLGIIAVYLYFVLIYGPRRMNKKKAYDLLNIIQAYNMIQMLANGAVFIKICYNVFIVYDRFSFRCQSIDFSTSTAGLDEVYISYAYFLLKIFDLIDTAFFVLRKKQSHVSFLHVYHHSVMVVTAYCGLVFVPGGHALMLGLWNTLVHTVMYFYYFLASLGSTNIWWKNYLTRLQLVQFVYLAIHFGQPLVSGNCEFPTFWLCYGLLQAIFVLVLFLKFYVQTYHNNQKKHK from the exons ATGTTGTCAGCAGTACCTGCGTTATTCGAAAACTCCCAAAATTGGTTCAACAAAAATAGAG ATGTGCGCAGTATGCATCTTCCGTTAGCCGACTCACCCCTTACCGTATTGGGAATCATTGCAGTATATCTATACTTCGTACTAATATACGGCCCACGAcgcatgaacaaaaaaaaggcttaTGATCTATTAAACATAATCCAAGCATACAACATGATTCAAATGCTAGCTAATGGTGcggtttttataaaaatt TGCTACAATGTGTTCATAGTATACGATCGTTTTTCGTTCCGCTGTCAGTCGATCGATTTCTCGACATCAACCGCTGGATTGGACGAAGTCTACATAAGTTACGCTTACTTTCttcttaaaattttcgacTTGATCGACACAGCATTCTTTGTATTGCGAAAGAAACAATCACACGTATCCTTTTTACACGTTTATCACCATTCAGTAATGGTTGTAACTGCGTATTGCGGGCTCGTTTTTGTACCAGGTGGGCACGCGCTGATGTTGGGCTTGTGGAACACATTAGTCCACACGGTAATGTACTTTTACTACTTCCTAGCGTCGCTGGGATCGACGAACATATGGTGGAAGAACTATCTAACCCGATTGCAGCTTGTGCAATTCGTTTACTTGGCGATTCACTTTGGGCAGCCGCTGGTGAGCGGCAATTGTGAATTTCCAACGTTTTGGCTCTGCTACGGATTACTGCAGGCCATCTTCGTACTGgtactatttttaaaattctacGTACAGACCTACCACAATAAtcagaaaaaacataaataa
- the LOC131263274 gene encoding D-aspartate oxidase-like, protein MKQQLSANMKQPQFVILGGGIIGLSCAVRLSEKYPDASLHIIGEHFSPHTTSDVAAGLWGPYALGNTPETTCRKWAKDTHTYMHQLWRSGHAEKCGLCLVPVVELFTAEEETTPWWHNIVFGFQTHHLQPEHAELLGHKLGQNMYRTAISYVTFTCEPTRIMSHYRKILSARNAQFRTERLESLRCLTRLNINSNAIIINCLGLGAQSVVGDTDLGPIRGQVQKVKAEGVFHSFANDECYIIPNTDTVTLGGTKQKSTRTRPCPVDRYMIRTNCTAIVPSLREARLLKDAVGLRPVRSTGVRVEMENVYLFDGEMDDASLLVHNYGHGGAGITLAWGCAGEVVHLVERELGSTVESKL, encoded by the exons ATGAAGCAACAGCTTAGTGCTAACATGAAACAACCCCAGTTTGTAATCTTAGGAGGAGGCATTATTGGCTTATCGTGTGCAGTGCGGCTGTCGGAGAAGTATCCGGATGCTTCTTTGCATATTATCGGTGAACATTTTAGCCCACACACAACAAGCGATGTTGCTGCCGGACTGTGGGGTCCTTATGCATTAGGTAACACGCCTGAAACAACCTGTAG AAAGTGGGCAAAGGATACACATACGTACATGCATCAACTTTGGCGTAGTGGGCATGCAGAAAAGTGCGGCTTATGTCTTGTGCCGGTGGTGGAGCTATTCACAGCCGAAGAAGAAACTACACCGTGGTGGCATAATATTGTATTTGGTTTCCAAACCCACCATTTGCAGCCAGAACATGCGGAACTTCTCGGACACAAGCTTGGCCAAAACATGTATCGTACGGCTATATCATACGTAACGTTTACATGCGAGCCCACAAGGATAATGAGCCACTATCGTAAAATTTTGTCCGCACGCAACGCCCAGTTCAGGACAGAACGGTTGGAAAGCTTGCGTTGTTTAACTAGATTAAACATAAATTCCAACGCAATCATAATTAACTGTTTGGGCTTGGGTGCCCAGAGTGTTGTCGGCGATACCGACCTCGGGCCCATTCGTGGACAAGTGCAAAAGGTGAAAGCGGAAGGAGTGTTTCATTCCTTTGCAAACGATGAATGCTACATTATTCCGAACACGGATACGGTAACGCTTGGTggcacgaaacaaaaaagtactCGCACACGCCCCTGTCCAGTGGATCGATATATGATCAGGACGAACTGTACAGCTATAGTACCTTCGTTGCGTGAAGCTCGCCTACTGAAGGACGCGGTTGGACTACGTCCAGTGCGATCAACTGGAGTGCGTGTAGAAATGGAAAACGTTTACCTTTTTGATGGTGAGATGGACGACG CATCCCTTCTTGTGCACAACTATGGACACGGTGGTGCAGGCATCACCCTGGCTTGGGGATGCGCAGGAGAAGTTGTTCATCTCGTAGAACGGGAACTGGGTTCCACCGTCGAGTCGAAGTTATGA
- the LOC131259678 gene encoding D-amino-acid oxidase-like yields MKQIVVIGAGVNGLSVAVQLAERYYNLANVTLISDEVSPNTTGDGSAGLWGPYYCGKTPDHKIVKWSSETHIFFHELWRHGLAGKIGVCLQPCMRLTTDPDGYAEPSWKSIVFGCQKIAEPELKRLSNEHGRRYTGGYHFATFTCEPSGLLPYLFSRFLTVGGKFIKAKVTGFDADLIGRKVDLIVNCSGLGSLELAKDDAMLPIRGQVARVSAPWIYEVILDDSDDGNYIIPNSETVILGGTHQMNDFNRNVSQEDSRFIFDGCERKLPSLKNAKITGEWVGLRPGRESVRLELEHYQMVNGTGTIPIIHNYGHGGCGVTLCWGCAKEVVEISETLNWNQATPSKL; encoded by the exons atgaagcaaattGTAGTGATTGGAGCTGGTGTAAATGGTCTTTCTGTAGCTGTGCAGTTGGCGGAACGATACTACAATCTCGCGAATGTAACTCTGATATCCGATGAAGTAAGCCCCAATACCACCGGGGATGGATCCGCTGGACTCTGGGGTCCTTACTACTGTGGTAAAACACCGGATCACAAAATAGT CAAATGGTCAAGCGAAACACACATCTTTTTCCACGAGCTATGGAGGCACGGTTTAGCTGGTAAAATCGGTGTCTGCCTACAGCCATGCATGCGGTTAACGACGGATCCGGACGGTTACGCTGAACCCTCGTGGAAGAGCATCGTTTTCGGTTGCCAGAAAATAGCCGAACCAGAGCTAAAGCGTCTCAGTAACGAGCATGGTCGCCGGTACACCGGTGGTTATCATTTTGCAACGTTCACCTGCGAACCATCGGGTTTATTGCCGTACTTGTTTAGTCGCTTTCTTACCGTCGGTGGGAAATTCATCAAAGCGAAGGTTACGGGTTTTGACGCCGATCTTATCGGCCGAAAAGTGGATCTTATTGTAAACTGCAGTGGCTTAGGGTCACTGGAATTGGCGAAAGATGACGCGATGCTACCTATTCGCGGACAGGTGGCTCGTGTGAGCGCACCATGGATATATGAAGTCATTCTGGACGACAGTGACGATGGCAATTACATCATTCCTAA TAGTGAGACAGTTATACTAGGCGGTACTCACCAGATGAACGACTTCAATCGGAACGTCAGCCAAGAAGACAGTCGGTTTATCTTCGATGGATGTGAGCGGAAGCTTCCCAGTCTTAAAAATGCTAAAATTACTGGAGAGTGGGTCGGCTTGCGGCCCGGACGAGAAAGCGTACGACTGGAGCTGGAACACTATCAAATGG TGAACGGAACCGGTACGATCCCTATAATTCACAACTATGGACATGGAGGCTGTGGTGTTACACTGTGTTGGGGATGTGCTAAAGAGGTTGTAGAAATCAGCGAAACACTGAATTGGAACCAGGCCACACCATCGAAGCTTTAG